A genomic region of Deltaproteobacteria bacterium contains the following coding sequences:
- a CDS encoding ATP-binding cassette domain-containing protein, protein MIEVKELCKEYGNLKAIENVTFSIKKGDVVGFLGPNGAGKSTTMKIITGFMAPSSGSASIAGFDVFENPIEVKKRIGYLPEIPPVYSDMFVRDYLKYVAKLKQVDKTKINSFVDRAIEKTNLNAVSTRLIHNLSKGFKQRVGIAQAIVSDPEVLILDEPTVGLDPKQVAEIRDLIKELKGQHTIILSTHILPEVQATCERVVIINKGKIVAQDTIQNLSSLEKGQGRVFVKLRKEIQDLGSLLKDVAGVLDVDSGANKKEWKIGYKGDDEIIDQLSSKIVSNGLGLIELSPSKVDLEDVFLKLTYGSEKGI, encoded by the coding sequence ATGATAGAAGTCAAAGAACTCTGTAAAGAGTATGGAAATCTAAAAGCCATTGAAAATGTCACTTTCTCAATAAAAAAAGGTGATGTGGTTGGCTTTTTAGGTCCCAATGGAGCTGGAAAATCAACCACAATGAAGATCATCACTGGCTTTATGGCCCCTTCAAGTGGATCCGCATCTATTGCGGGTTTTGATGTTTTTGAAAACCCTATTGAAGTTAAAAAAAGAATTGGGTATTTGCCAGAAATACCCCCAGTATACTCTGATATGTTTGTCAGGGACTATTTAAAATACGTAGCCAAGCTTAAACAAGTGGATAAAACTAAAATAAATTCCTTTGTCGATCGTGCCATTGAAAAAACTAATTTAAATGCTGTTTCGACCAGATTGATTCATAATTTATCAAAAGGGTTCAAGCAAAGAGTGGGAATAGCGCAAGCTATAGTTTCAGATCCTGAAGTGTTAATATTGGATGAACCTACAGTGGGTTTGGATCCCAAACAGGTTGCCGAAATCAGAGATTTGATAAAAGAACTTAAGGGCCAACATACAATTATTTTGTCTACGCATATTCTACCTGAAGTTCAAGCGACCTGCGAAAGGGTTGTCATTATAAATAAGGGAAAAATTGTGGCTCAAGATACAATTCAAAACCTTTCCAGCTTAGAAAAAGGCCAAGGTCGTGTATTTGTCAAGTTGAGGAAGGAAATTCAGGATTTAGGATCTCTCTTAAAAGATGTAGCTGGCGTTCTTGATGTGGATTCCGGGGCTAATAAAAAAGAATGGAAAATTGGATACAAAGGGGATGATGAAATCATTGATCAATTATCTTCTAAGATTGTTTCTAATGGACTTGGATTAATCGAGTTAAGTCCAAGCAAGGTAGATTTAGAAGATGTTTTCTTGAAGCTTACCTATGGTTCAGAGAAAGGAATATAA
- a CDS encoding DUF429 domain-containing protein → MGLSLAGGKTDKACLAIVEYYPRYHKIFLTKIFDKIKNEDTVSADQRIIQLVNDYKAFTEYFAVDVPWNLPLCLNCKLKCPGMENCHQEHIKWMNKLNNKRNKNKKPKKSITPYTQRAAELYINHELEETFDLSAALGANMAPLLARAIFLKKRIPMNWIEVYPKLSIWRLGKSFNISKNYLKYHRHSIDGNESREIILDTLCENKLAFVYEQDFKIMIQNSHAFEAFICAFTGVLKYFKLTEKKPDGFPKKESWLEIPLEKINWEKI, encoded by the coding sequence ATGGGCTTATCCTTGGCCGGAGGTAAAACAGATAAGGCCTGTCTCGCCATTGTGGAGTATTACCCTCGTTATCATAAGATATTTTTAACTAAAATTTTTGATAAAATTAAAAATGAGGACACGGTCTCTGCAGATCAAAGAATTATTCAACTTGTTAATGACTATAAAGCATTTACTGAATATTTTGCGGTGGATGTTCCTTGGAATTTACCTTTATGTTTAAATTGTAAATTAAAGTGTCCAGGTATGGAAAACTGTCATCAAGAACATATAAAATGGATGAATAAGTTAAATAATAAACGAAATAAAAATAAAAAACCAAAAAAATCGATCACTCCCTACACCCAGCGAGCTGCAGAGCTGTATATTAACCATGAACTTGAAGAGACCTTTGATTTGTCTGCGGCCTTAGGAGCAAATATGGCGCCTTTATTAGCGAGGGCCATCTTTTTAAAGAAAAGAATTCCCATGAATTGGATAGAAGTTTATCCCAAACTTTCGATCTGGCGGTTAGGTAAATCCTTTAATATTAGCAAAAATTATTTAAAATATCACCGTCATTCCATTGATGGAAATGAATCCAGAGAAATTATTCTAGATACTCTCTGTGAAAATAAATTAGCCTTTGTTTATGAACAAGACTTTAAGATCATGATTCAAAACAGCCATGCCTTTGAAGCCTTTATCTGTGCCTTTACTGGGGTTCTTAAGTACTTCAAGTTAACAGAAAAAAAACCTGATGGCTTTCCCAAAAAAGAAAGTTGGCTTGAGATTCCATTGGAAAAAATAAATTGGGAAAAAATTTAG
- a CDS encoding DUF4340 domain-containing protein, translating into MRNKGTWILFLVVVLLSAYAYLGEYKGKEKEKVVKEEQSKIFKDLKPEQINYILIEGDKEKISLSRTSEGWKMAEPVQDMGDSEGVESWLKQLVEEKTISTAVEGKDIQWQFFGFDKKAAKLTLSTTAGASASVEVSDKKNFENNSFLRIPGQSKVFVASSSWSGHIGKKSFDLRNKKIFRHQISNVQSVVIKNKKDKFSFVNKEAKWLSPEKSNWILDQNKVRESISKLNETMAQAILVESSEVPSQKSKYNLTKPEIQIEVNLLDKKWTASLVKDKDNSFIMLINDPFLIVKVDNSFGKKFESVQLNEYRDTKLPFLALDKTKVKNIDFETSLKKSSFVENNGKWELTKEDSKIEVQQETVKGMMDKIKDLNVLNYINDAEFKKTKLSHKIQFLDQDKKTVFELTMSDSIKKKVADLDKNVRIARTNLFNEPFIIEDLEIDKLQLNEMTKMKEKVLEKTPEKIQDKLPGTSSETLPKK; encoded by the coding sequence ATGAGAAACAAAGGAACATGGATATTATTTTTAGTAGTCGTGTTGCTTTCTGCCTATGCCTACTTAGGAGAATATAAAGGAAAAGAAAAAGAAAAAGTAGTCAAAGAAGAACAGTCTAAAATTTTCAAAGATTTAAAACCGGAACAGATTAATTATATTCTTATCGAAGGGGATAAAGAAAAAATTTCTTTATCCCGTACTTCTGAAGGTTGGAAGATGGCAGAACCCGTGCAGGACATGGGGGATAGTGAGGGAGTTGAGTCTTGGTTAAAACAACTTGTTGAGGAAAAAACTATTTCAACGGCGGTGGAAGGAAAAGACATTCAGTGGCAATTTTTTGGATTTGATAAGAAAGCTGCCAAATTAACACTTTCTACCACGGCTGGGGCCAGTGCCTCTGTGGAAGTGTCGGATAAAAAGAATTTTGAAAATAATTCATTTCTGCGAATTCCAGGCCAGAGCAAAGTCTTTGTTGCAAGCTCTTCCTGGTCCGGGCACATTGGAAAAAAATCATTTGATCTGAGAAATAAAAAAATTTTTAGACATCAGATTTCAAATGTTCAAAGTGTGGTGATTAAAAATAAAAAAGATAAATTTAGCTTTGTAAATAAAGAGGCTAAATGGTTGAGTCCTGAAAAATCAAATTGGATTTTGGATCAAAATAAAGTCCGTGAATCAATTTCTAAACTCAATGAGACTATGGCCCAAGCTATCTTGGTTGAGTCTTCGGAAGTCCCAAGCCAAAAAAGTAAGTACAATTTGACAAAGCCTGAAATTCAAATTGAGGTGAATTTATTGGATAAAAAATGGACAGCCTCTCTGGTGAAAGATAAGGACAATTCTTTTATCATGTTAATTAATGATCCGTTTTTGATTGTTAAAGTAGATAATTCTTTTGGAAAAAAATTTGAGTCTGTTCAATTAAATGAATACAGAGATACCAAACTTCCTTTTTTGGCATTAGATAAAACCAAAGTGAAAAATATCGATTTTGAAACTTCTTTAAAAAAATCGAGTTTTGTGGAAAATAATGGAAAATGGGAATTAACTAAAGAGGATTCCAAGATCGAGGTTCAGCAGGAAACAGTTAAAGGCATGATGGATAAAATTAAAGATTTAAATGTTCTTAATTACATTAATGATGCTGAATTTAAAAAAACGAAATTATCCCACAAAATACAGTTTTTGGATCAAGATAAAAAAACAGTATTTGAGCTGACGATGTCTGACTCCATTAAGAAGAAAGTGGCTGATTTAGACAAAAATGTGAGGATTGCAAGAACAAATCTTTTTAATGAACCTTTTATCATTGAAGATCTTGAAATCGACAAATTGCAATTGAACGAAATGACAAAGATGAAAGAAAAAGTTCTAGAAAAGACTCCAGAAAAAATACAAGATAAGTTACCAGGGACTAGCAGTGAAACCTTACCGAAGAAATAA
- a CDS encoding DUF3015 family protein → MKKMSQLFLIKSYSFLLLSLFYLLNFSTVAFANTKNQGLKPQLMGQGQFGMPGCGFGSMVFEPKENKLFSMTLNHITSSQAFGISSGTSNCHEPLPSEINRAESLPEFIENNKLSISRDAARGSGETIKVLSQMLECNPKEVGHVLKTNYQKIFVETKMQSAGIEAHLNNLLTDDQKCFE, encoded by the coding sequence ATGAAAAAAATGAGCCAACTATTTTTAATTAAAAGTTATTCCTTTTTATTATTATCATTATTTTATCTATTGAATTTTTCCACTGTTGCCTTTGCAAATACTAAAAACCAAGGCTTAAAGCCGCAACTTATGGGACAGGGTCAATTTGGCATGCCAGGTTGTGGCTTTGGGTCCATGGTCTTTGAACCGAAAGAAAATAAACTTTTCTCCATGACTCTAAACCATATTACCTCTTCCCAAGCCTTTGGAATTTCATCAGGGACCTCAAATTGTCACGAACCCCTCCCCTCAGAGATTAACCGAGCTGAAAGCTTGCCTGAATTTATCGAAAACAATAAATTGAGTATTTCAAGAGATGCCGCTCGTGGGAGTGGAGAAACCATTAAGGTTCTATCCCAAATGCTCGAGTGCAATCCAAAAGAAGTGGGGCATGTTTTAAAAACTAATTACCAGAAAATATTTGTTGAAACTAAAATGCAGTCAGCTGGTATTGAGGCCCACTTAAATAATTTGCTCACTGACGATCAGAAATGTTTTGAATAG
- a CDS encoding ABC transporter permease subunit, whose protein sequence is MSNMLTIAMKEFKSFTKNPTFYIMMTFVTLILSALFTMQLQRFFQMGAMSMMQPGAAGQANIHYTVFLNHLQILNLILIFIVPAITMRLFSEEKKLRTFDLLLTCPLKSFEIVVGKYLGALMALFVIFFIAFLYPLGTVLFAKLNWAPLLIAFFGIYLISAVYAAMNLFCSSLSESILISYVTSALLNIAVWFISQAVEFADTQWVRDILEHISLSFHISGLIEGTIRTNSLIYFFSTIGLFLFLNERVVESHRWR, encoded by the coding sequence ATGTCGAATATGCTTACCATCGCTATGAAGGAGTTTAAAAGCTTTACCAAAAATCCCACTTTTTATATTATGATGACATTTGTTACCTTAATATTAAGTGCTCTTTTTACCATGCAGTTGCAGAGGTTTTTCCAAATGGGAGCTATGTCGATGATGCAGCCTGGGGCTGCAGGGCAGGCGAATATTCATTACACTGTCTTTTTAAATCATTTGCAGATACTCAATTTGATTTTAATTTTTATCGTTCCCGCCATCACCATGAGGTTGTTTTCAGAAGAAAAAAAATTGCGGACTTTTGATTTGCTGCTGACTTGTCCTTTAAAGTCTTTTGAAATTGTTGTTGGAAAATACCTTGGGGCTTTGATGGCCCTATTTGTGATTTTTTTCATTGCCTTCCTATACCCTTTGGGAACGGTTTTATTTGCAAAGTTGAATTGGGCCCCTTTACTTATCGCTTTTTTCGGTATTTATTTAATTTCGGCAGTTTATGCAGCAATGAACTTATTTTGTTCGAGTTTATCGGAAAGCATTTTGATTTCCTACGTGACTTCGGCTCTTCTGAACATTGCTGTTTGGTTTATCTCACAAGCTGTTGAATTTGCTGATACCCAATGGGTCAGGGATATTTTAGAACATATTTCTCTTAGCTTTCATATATCGGGATTGATTGAAGGAACTATTAGAACCAATTCGTTAATTTATTTTTTTAGTACAATTGGATTATTTTTGTTTTTAAATGAGAGAGTCGTTGAATCTCATCGTTGGAGGTAA
- a CDS encoding galactokinase yields MNQVIIKSPTRVDLAGGTLDMWPLYSFLGGAVTVNVAVDIFSEVELIPNLKGNVDHELITIDSLDLNYHKTFKNKDDLLKSDDKELCFYKPLISFFTFERGFKLKTKSQSPVGAGLGGSSSLLISCLKAFYKMTKRQMPSAHEMVFLAHNLEAQILTTPTGTQDYYPAMSGGLNILTYHPTGIEQKIISTENTPLKKHFLLVHTGKSHHSGINNFEVLKAAVRKDKETLMTLSALKEVASEMALVCEKNRWSEIPRLFDLEYKFRIQLTSAFSSPEIIKLKEIAMKNGEQSIKICGAGGGGCVLIWTEESTRSSIINECQKQGYQILNSLPVDPI; encoded by the coding sequence TTGAATCAAGTGATTATTAAATCGCCAACAAGGGTTGATCTTGCTGGTGGAACCCTTGATATGTGGCCTCTGTATTCCTTTTTGGGGGGTGCCGTCACCGTAAATGTGGCCGTAGATATTTTTTCGGAAGTTGAATTGATTCCAAACTTAAAAGGCAATGTGGACCATGAGTTAATCACTATTGATTCATTGGACTTAAATTATCATAAAACGTTTAAAAATAAAGATGATCTTCTTAAGTCTGATGATAAGGAACTCTGTTTTTATAAACCTCTGATCTCTTTTTTTACTTTCGAACGGGGTTTTAAATTAAAAACTAAATCCCAAAGCCCGGTTGGTGCTGGCCTCGGTGGTAGTTCTAGTTTGTTAATTTCATGTTTGAAGGCTTTTTATAAAATGACAAAGCGTCAGATGCCATCAGCCCATGAGATGGTCTTCTTGGCCCATAATTTAGAGGCTCAGATATTAACAACTCCAACGGGAACCCAGGATTATTATCCTGCAATGAGCGGTGGGTTAAATATTTTAACTTATCATCCAACTGGCATTGAGCAAAAAATCATATCTACAGAGAATACGCCGCTAAAAAAACATTTTTTATTGGTGCATACGGGAAAAAGTCATCATTCAGGAATTAATAATTTTGAAGTCTTAAAAGCTGCTGTAAGAAAAGATAAAGAGACATTAATGACATTGTCAGCTCTCAAAGAGGTGGCCAGTGAAATGGCCTTGGTTTGTGAAAAGAATCGATGGAGTGAAATTCCAAGGCTATTTGATTTAGAATATAAGTTTAGAATTCAGTTAACTAGTGCTTTTTCAAGTCCAGAAATAATTAAGTTGAAAGAAATAGCCATGAAAAATGGCGAGCAATCTATTAAAATTTGCGGTGCGGGTGGCGGAGGTTGTGTTCTGATCTGGACAGAGGAATCAACCAGAAGTAGCATTATTAATGAATGTCAAAAACAAGGCTACCAAATATTGAATTCTCTTCCCGTGGATCCGATTTAG
- a CDS encoding GldG family protein, translated as MSKLGQLGLLFAGITLAAFAVTRFFIREWYPFYWVLLGLIGVFLGLSILVDRKFYKEFFSMKTTKNGMNMGVMIILVFVLLFVVNFLGARNVKTFDFSQAQRNSLSEQSLKIIKTLTEELKVRFFYAQKQDGNEENRKAFRELIRKYQDNTNKINLEFVEVNERPDLAEAYGVKQGKGIVFLEYKGKKQSIEKIDEQDITQALIRVMSDKSKKIYFSEGHAEYSLSDSQGAKGLGRLKTVLEGKNYEVKTFALSQTGKVPEDADVLAIIGPMQGFLEHELKALTDFVAKGGNLILALEQKNNTGLDKWLTSYGLEMENNYLISVADSPLPKGITFAFQYSSQSEITKLFAKNQVSLFLLPQAVKKLGQAPSTIAYDDLVKVGPAVSLESLSAKKPSAEGNFTSVIFAKGKLSSSDKHDFQMVVFGDADIFNNELIDANMNKDLVANSFSQLAKDENQISISPKELSKTELDPSQAKQALFYFGIIIPLPLIMLITSIVIWFRRRNA; from the coding sequence ATGAGTAAATTAGGTCAATTAGGATTGTTATTCGCAGGTATCACTCTGGCGGCATTTGCTGTCACTCGTTTTTTTATCAGAGAATGGTACCCTTTCTATTGGGTGCTTCTTGGATTAATTGGAGTTTTTCTTGGTCTTTCTATTTTAGTAGATAGAAAATTCTATAAAGAGTTTTTTTCAATGAAAACCACAAAAAATGGAATGAACATGGGGGTGATGATCATTCTGGTTTTTGTTTTGCTTTTTGTTGTGAACTTTCTGGGCGCAAGGAATGTAAAGACTTTTGATTTCTCTCAAGCGCAAAGGAATTCTTTGTCGGAACAGAGCTTGAAAATCATCAAAACATTAACAGAAGAGCTAAAAGTTAGATTTTTTTATGCCCAAAAACAAGATGGGAATGAAGAAAATAGAAAGGCCTTTCGGGAACTTATAAGAAAATATCAGGACAACACGAATAAGATTAATCTAGAGTTTGTCGAAGTGAATGAAAGACCTGACTTGGCAGAAGCCTATGGAGTTAAACAAGGTAAAGGGATAGTCTTTCTTGAATATAAAGGGAAAAAACAAAGTATTGAAAAAATAGACGAGCAAGACATCACCCAGGCACTTATCCGTGTGATGAGTGATAAGTCTAAGAAGATCTATTTTTCTGAGGGCCACGCTGAGTATTCCTTGTCTGATTCTCAAGGAGCAAAGGGCCTTGGAAGATTAAAGACTGTATTGGAAGGCAAGAATTATGAAGTCAAAACCTTCGCCCTTTCACAGACGGGAAAAGTTCCAGAAGATGCTGATGTTTTAGCTATTATCGGTCCAATGCAAGGTTTCTTAGAGCATGAATTGAAAGCCCTTACTGATTTTGTGGCAAAAGGTGGAAATTTGATTCTGGCTCTGGAACAGAAAAATAATACCGGTCTTGATAAATGGTTAACATCCTATGGTCTTGAAATGGAAAATAACTACCTTATCAGCGTCGCAGATTCTCCCTTGCCAAAAGGAATTACCTTTGCTTTTCAATACTCTTCGCAAAGCGAAATCACCAAGCTTTTTGCAAAAAATCAGGTTTCACTTTTCTTGCTTCCACAAGCGGTTAAAAAATTAGGACAAGCGCCCTCAACGATCGCCTATGATGATCTAGTAAAAGTGGGTCCGGCCGTATCGTTAGAAAGTTTATCTGCAAAGAAACCAAGTGCTGAGGGTAATTTTACTTCAGTTATTTTTGCTAAAGGAAAATTAAGTTCGTCTGATAAACATGATTTTCAAATGGTTGTTTTCGGAGATGCAGATATTTTTAATAATGAGCTCATTGATGCCAATATGAACAAAGATCTCGTGGCTAATTCCTTTTCTCAATTAGCTAAAGATGAAAATCAAATCAGCATCAGCCCTAAGGAACTGAGTAAAACAGAACTAGATCCTTCACAGGCTAAGCAGGCTTTGTTTTATTTTGGAATCATTATTCCCTTACCATTAATCATGTTGATCACATCAATTGTTATTTGGTTCAGACGAAGAAACGCTTAA
- a CDS encoding DUF814 domain-containing protein: protein MKSINFQEFHHIIEYLKSKIISAQLQEVYPFERGLVLGLYLHKSFWLVIDLSPSPMLLLYETNKQPVVKSQKPRPVTLFINSNLKNRPLVEIEYQPEWGRRALFYFSHLESKHQIEVILIPNNANLIVTAEEKKISWIKPQNRDFSAIEKMTEAEEFRSHQVLKEEWEAQFSSKNAAIRDEKKLWEVKNLKNITKKQGAIEKILATLEDNKEETYYKIGEFLKYNSLENLPFEWLEYVDKSKTKDWNRETVFNKAKGYEQKRSGAIQRIEKLKEEIKNLQNTSFEENQKLTKHKISPVQSATMALRKLELSQQAIAYMGKNAQSNMELLKKSQAWDLWFHLRDFPSAHVIVRRNKNYKLSNDEIVKVIEWMVSEYSKSKIEKSNGSFDVVYTECRYVKPIKGDRLGRVQFANEQNFLWKNPRF, encoded by the coding sequence ATGAAGTCAATTAATTTCCAAGAGTTTCATCATATTATTGAATATTTGAAGTCCAAAATTATTTCAGCTCAGCTGCAAGAAGTGTATCCCTTTGAAAGGGGCTTGGTTCTTGGATTATATCTGCATAAATCTTTTTGGTTGGTTATAGATTTATCTCCATCGCCGATGTTGTTACTTTATGAAACAAATAAGCAACCAGTCGTTAAAAGTCAAAAGCCTAGACCGGTGACCTTATTTATCAATTCGAATCTAAAAAATCGTCCCCTTGTGGAGATAGAATACCAACCAGAATGGGGACGTCGAGCTTTATTTTATTTTTCTCATTTGGAATCTAAACATCAAATAGAAGTTATTCTTATTCCCAATAACGCTAATTTAATTGTTACCGCAGAGGAGAAAAAAATCTCTTGGATAAAACCTCAAAATCGAGATTTTTCTGCAATTGAGAAGATGACAGAAGCCGAGGAATTCAGATCTCACCAAGTTCTCAAAGAAGAATGGGAAGCGCAATTCTCATCCAAAAATGCGGCAATTCGTGATGAAAAGAAATTATGGGAAGTAAAAAATCTTAAAAATATAACAAAAAAACAAGGTGCCATTGAAAAAATTTTGGCGACCTTGGAAGATAACAAAGAAGAGACCTATTATAAAATAGGAGAGTTCCTAAAATACAATTCTTTAGAAAATTTGCCCTTTGAATGGCTAGAATATGTAGATAAATCTAAAACCAAAGATTGGAATAGAGAAACTGTTTTTAATAAAGCCAAGGGTTATGAACAGAAAAGATCAGGGGCCATCCAGCGTATTGAAAAATTGAAGGAAGAAATTAAGAACTTACAAAATACAAGTTTTGAAGAAAATCAAAAGCTGACGAAACATAAAATTTCTCCTGTACAATCTGCGACGATGGCCTTAAGAAAATTAGAATTGAGCCAGCAGGCTATTGCCTACATGGGGAAAAATGCACAATCCAATATGGAATTATTAAAAAAATCCCAGGCATGGGATTTATGGTTTCATCTAAGGGATTTTCCAAGCGCCCACGTTATTGTAAGAAGAAATAAAAATTATAAGTTATCAAATGATGAAATCGTTAAGGTTATTGAATGGATGGTGTCTGAATATAGCAAATCAAAGATCGAAAAATCGAATGGATCCTTCGATGTAGTTTATACAGAATGTCGCTATGTTAAGCCTATTAAAGGTGATAGACTGGGACGAGTTCAGTTCGCTAATGAACAAAATTTCTTATGGAAAAACCCCCGGTTTTAA